The Misgurnus anguillicaudatus chromosome 21, ASM2758022v2, whole genome shotgun sequence genome includes a window with the following:
- the LOC129449817 gene encoding putative C-type lectin domain family 20 member A, which translates to MKQLCLYILSFSGLLSVALCKHREFILIKQLKTWTDAQTYCKINHLDLATIQTAEDETNVQEVALNSTFTSVAWIGLYDNINSWRWSYQDESIDFLKWYPGQPDNYGAGEACVTLHNSGDWCDRYCTNTYAFLCFDVLNSTVEYYLMKQPKTWSNAQQYCKDRYTDLVTIRNETENELLRNLMYGYGEVWIGLFRDTWTWSDKSNLSSSNQLAAQSLSGGTQNCATRNYYGSFQNWVCSRIFNFYCNTVKLRRQIVRVQLNSTVDNMSDVQLKTLVLQKLQETLSDLMVDGELTLTWRKQLNGKVFQKRIVPSPAYVSNVCYNQFY; encoded by the exons ATGAAGCAACTGTGTCTCTATATCTTATCTTTCTCAG GACTCTTATCTGTAGCTCTCTGTAAACATCGTGAGTTTATTCTGATCAAACAGTTAAAGACATGGACAGACGCACAAACTTACTGCAAAATCAATCACTTGGACCTGGCCACCATTCAAACTGCTGAAGATGAGACAAATGTACAAGAAGTAGCACTAAACAGTACGTTCACATCAGTCGCCTGGATTGGACTTTACGATAACATCAACAGCTGGAGATGGTCTTATCAGGATGAGAGCATTGATTTCTTAAAATGGTATCCCGGACAACCAGACAACTATGGTGCAGGAGAGGCATGTGTTACATTACATAATAGTGGAGATTGGTGTGATAGATACTGTACTAACACATACgcttttctttgttttgatg TACTTAACAGCACGGTGGAATATTACTTAATGAAACAGCCAAAGACATGGAGCAATGCTCAACAATACTGCAAAGATCGATATACAGACCTGGTCACCATTAGAAATGAAACTGAAAATGAGCTGTTAAGAAATCTGATGTATGGGTATGGAGAGGTTTGGATCGGATTATTCAGGGATACATGGACGTGGTCAGATAAGTCCAATCTTTCTTCATCAAACCAACTGGCTGCTCAGTCTCTCAGTGGAGGAactcaaaactgtgctactagAAATTATTATGGTTCCTTTCAAAATTGGGTTTGCTCTAGAATTTTTAACTTCTATTGCAATACTG TAAAGCTAAGAAGGCAGATTGTGAGGGTGCAGCTGAACTCCACTGTGGACAATATGAGTGATGTTCAACTGAAGACACTTGTGTTACAGAAG tTACAGGAGACTCTATCTGATCTGATGGTAGATGGTGAGCTTACACTGACGTGGAGGAAACAGCTGAATGGAAAAGTCTTTCAGAAGAGAATTGTTCCATCACCTGCTTATGTCAGCAATGTTTGCTATAACCAATTTTACTGA
- the LOC129453832 gene encoding macrophage mannose receptor 1-like, whose translation MKQLCLYILSFSGLLSVALCKHREFILIKQLKTWTDAQTYCKINHLDLATIQTAEDQTNVHEVALNNTFTSVAWIGLYNDIKSWRWSYQDESLNFTKWYLGEPDNYGEGEECVTLADGGYWHDRYCINKLHFLCFDVQNSTVEYHLINQLKVWSDAQQYCRDQYIDLVTIRNQTENTLLTNLRYGYGEVWIGLFRDSWKWSDQSNLSSSNQLAAQSLNGANENCSTTNYYGIFEDWVCSTPFYFYCNTVKLRRQIVKVQLNSTVDNMSDVQLKTLVLQKLQETLSDLMVDGEVTLTWRKQLNGKVFQKRKGSL comes from the exons ATGAAGCAGTTGTGTCTTTATATCTTGTCCTTCTCAG GACTCTTGTCTGTAGCTCTCTGTAAACATCGTGAGTTTATTCTGATCAAACAGTTAAAGACATGGACAGACGCACAAACTTACTGCAAAATCAATCACTTGGACCTGGCCACCATTCAAACCGCTGAAGATCAGACAAATGTACATGAAGTAGCACTTAACAATACGTTCACATCAGTCGCATGGATTGGACTGTACAATGACATCAAGAGCTGGAGATGGTCTTATCAGGATGAGAGCCTTAATTTCACAAAATGGTATCTTGGAGAACCAGACAACTATGGTGAAGGAGAGGAGTGTGTTACATTAGCCGATGGCGGATATTGGCATGATAGATACTGTATTAACAAATtgcattttctttgttttgatg TACAGAACAGCACGGTGGAATATCACTTAATTAATCAGCTAAAAGTGTGGAGCGATGCTCAACAATACTGCAGAGATCAATATATAGACCTGGTCACCATTAGAaatcaaacagaaaatacactgTTAACAAATCTGAGGTATGGGTATGGAGAGGTTTGGATCGGATTATTCAGGGATTCATGGAAGTGGTCGGATCAGTCCAATCTTTCTTCATCAAACCAACTGGCTGCTCAGTCTCTGAATGGAGCAAATGAAAACTGTTCTACTACAAATTATTATGGAATTTTTGAAGATTGGGTTTGCTCTACACCTTTTTACTTTTATTGCAATACTG TAAAGCTAAGAAGGCAGATTGTGAAGGTGCAGCTGAACTCCACCGTGGATAATATGAGTGATGTTCAACTGAAGACACTTGTGTTACAGAAG tTACAAGAGACTCTATCTGATCTGATGGTAGATGGTGAGGTTACATTGACGTGGAGAAAGCAGCTGAATGGAAAAGTCTTTCAGAAGAGAAAGGGTTCACTATAA